One region of Cydia pomonella isolate Wapato2018A chromosome 25, ilCydPomo1, whole genome shotgun sequence genomic DNA includes:
- the LOC133531784 gene encoding uncharacterized protein LOC133531784 has translation MGQQTSRKSGECSCGCGFERRRYVESPSSVQRYVSAVTDRWSTRECSCRRRGRRPACVCTAYRRVSVTDAIADDRLAAVITLGARDLRRELDTIVLNREGDNPTDNSTAEVYVLSVAPRSDSESSQEGRRSELTQASDGSIRLHPHFQVVMGGELRALLLRAPLAAGAGAGAGAGTPGAQQPLPTKVHTQVDYIHCLVPDLQQITACSFYWGKMDRYEAERLLDNKPEGTFLLRDSAQEDHLFSVSFRKYGRSLHARIEHYQHRFSFDSHDPAVFAAPTVTRLIEHYKDPACVMFFEPMLTAPLPRTCPFSLQQLARAVIVSHTSYDGVEKLPLPPRMRAYLKEYHYRQRVRVRRLEPELFPHLS, from the exons ATGGGACAACAAACTTCAAGGAAGA GCGGTGAGTGCTCTTGCGGCTGCGGCTTCGAGCGGCGGCGCTACGTGGAGTCTCCCAGCAGCGTGCAGAGATACGTCAGCGCGGTTACAGACAG ATGGTCGACGCGCGAGTGCTCGTgccggcggcgcgggcggcggccgGCGTGCGTGTGCACGGCCTACCGCCGCGTCAGTGTCACCGACGCCATCGCTGACGACCG GTTGGCAGCAGTTATAACGCTTGGCGCCAGAGATCTACGCAGAGAGCTGGATACAATCGTCTTAAACCGAG AAGGCGACAACCCGACAGACAACTCTACTGCTGAGGTTTACGTTCTCTCAGTGGCTCCCAGATC cGATTCCGAGTCATCGCAAGAAGGCAGGAGGAGCGAGCTCACACAAGCTAGTGATGGCTCCATTCGGTTACATCCGCACTTCCAG GTGGTGATGGGCGGCGAGCTGCGCGcgctgctgctgcgcgcgccgcTGGCGGCCGGGGCCGGGGCCGGGGCCGGGGCCGGAACCCCGGGCGCGCAGCAGCCGCTGCCCACCAAGGTCCACACGCAG GTGGACTACATACATTGTCTAGTACCAGACCTTCAACAAATCACAGCCTGCTCCTTCTACTGGGGCAAGATGGACCGCTACGAAGCAGAACGACTACTAGACAATAAGCCTGAAG GCACATTCCTCCTCCGCGACTCGGCGCAGGAAGACCACCTGTTCTCGGTGTCGTTCCGCAAGTATGGCCGCTCGCTCCACGCCAGGATCGAGCACTACCAGCACCGCTTCAGCTTCGACTCCCACGACCCGGCCGTGTTCGCCGCGCCCACGGTCACGAGGCTCATAGAGCACTATAAG GACCCGGCCTGCGTGATGTTCTTCGAGCCGATGCTGACCGCCCCCCTCCCCCGCACGTGCCCCTTCAGCCTGCAGCAGCTCGCCCGCGCCGTCATCGTGTCGCACACCAGCTACGACG GCGTAGAAAAGCTGCCCCTCCCACCGCGCATGCGCGCCTACCTCAAGGAGTACCACTACAGACAACGCGTGCGCGTGCGCCGCCTCGAGCCTGAACTGTTCCCACACCTCTCCTAG